A single region of the Geobacillus subterraneus genome encodes:
- a CDS encoding ISL3 family transposase, with product MYSQFIKELIDLPDVLIQKVRKEGERWIFELSLPEQCPLCPVCLKRTIKMTDKKKQWMHGYAQRIGIFWIELPVERRRCSTCGVTFSTSYPAISPRSVATDAFQRWVAQSCIGTSIQAVARMLKLPYTTVERWFYTHAPSFLSNDVQPKAVCVDEFAFRKGHDYGVAIMDAETGEVYAMEAGKNEEAIGRALAHVSRSVQYVVSDLAPAMKKAIQRVCPEATHVVDYFHVIQLFTDALERCRKYLGKGGKKHGNVRYVCRLLSQCPEKLTEEERQIIREWCNESDYLKSVYQSLQHVRYVFKSKDEQQAKRRLKAWIHRYLFCPCSVVRAIAKSLVKRTDEMISCILSHYSNGKMEGTNNKIKLMKRRGYGYRNIQRFALRVRLETANILS from the coding sequence ATGTACTCTCAGTTTATCAAAGAACTCATCGATTTACCAGATGTTTTGATTCAAAAGGTGCGAAAAGAAGGGGAACGTTGGATTTTCGAACTTTCTCTACCCGAACAATGCCCGTTATGTCCTGTCTGCTTGAAGCGCACGATCAAAATGACAGACAAAAAGAAGCAATGGATGCATGGCTATGCTCAGCGAATCGGAATTTTTTGGATCGAACTTCCTGTCGAGCGCAGACGTTGTAGCACGTGTGGCGTGACGTTCAGCACGTCGTATCCAGCCATCTCTCCTCGAAGTGTGGCGACGGATGCTTTTCAGCGATGGGTCGCGCAATCTTGCATCGGAACATCCATTCAGGCGGTGGCTCGTATGCTCAAGCTTCCTTACACGACCGTTGAACGATGGTTTTATACCCATGCCCCTTCCTTCCTATCGAATGACGTCCAACCAAAGGCGGTTTGTGTCGATGAGTTTGCTTTTCGAAAAGGGCACGACTATGGAGTGGCGATCATGGATGCCGAAACGGGAGAAGTGTATGCCATGGAAGCAGGAAAGAACGAGGAAGCCATTGGGCGTGCATTGGCTCATGTGTCTCGTTCCGTTCAGTATGTCGTGAGTGACTTGGCTCCAGCGATGAAAAAAGCGATTCAACGGGTTTGCCCAGAGGCGACACATGTCGTCGACTATTTCCATGTCATTCAGCTGTTTACCGATGCTTTAGAACGTTGTCGCAAATATTTGGGCAAAGGAGGCAAGAAACACGGAAATGTTCGTTACGTTTGCCGTTTATTGAGCCAATGCCCAGAGAAATTGACGGAGGAAGAACGTCAAATCATACGAGAATGGTGTAATGAAAGCGATTACTTAAAGTCTGTTTACCAATCGCTCCAACATGTTCGCTATGTGTTCAAAAGCAAAGATGAGCAACAGGCGAAACGACGCTTGAAGGCTTGGATTCATCGGTATTTGTTTTGTCCTTGTTCCGTTGTTCGTGCCATCGCAAAATCACTCGTCAAACGAACAGACGAAATGATATCGTGCATTTTATCCCATTATTCGAATGGGAAGATGGAGGGAACGAATAACAAGATCAAGCTGATGAAACGTCGGGGATACGGATACCGAAATATCCAGCGTTTTGCACTGCGGGTTCGGCTGGAAACAGCTAACATACTTTCATGA
- the rnr gene encoding ribonuclease R: protein MDHALAERILTFMRDEAYKPLTVEELEEAFGITDAEEFKTFVKTLVAMEEEGLVVRTRSNRYGVPERMNLVRGKVTGHAKGFAFVTPEEPGMDDIFIPPSELKNAMHGDTVLVRVQADSAGARREGTIVRILERGVKEVVGTYTESKYFGFVIPDDKRIVNDIFIPKNAANGAVEGHKVVVRLTSYPQGRMSAEGEVVQILGHKNDPGVDILSVIYKHGLPLQFPDDVIEHANRVPDVITEKDLEGRRDLRGEMIVTIDGEDAKDLDDAVTVTKLENGNYKLGVHIADVSHYVEEGSPIDREAYERGTSVYLVDRVIPMIPHRLSNGICSLNPKVDRLTLSCEMEITPQGEVVRHEIFQSVIRTVERMTYSDVNKILVDKDEALRETYAPLVPMFELMAELADILRTKRMKRGAIDFDFKEAKVLVDENGKPYDVVLRERSVAERLIEEFMLAANETVAEHFHWLNVPFMYRVHEDPKPEKLQRFLEFITNFGYVVKGTGNQIHPRALQQILEAVRGEPEEMVISTVMLRSMKQARYDAESLGHYGLSTEFYTHFTSPIRRYPDLIVHRLIRTYLINGQMDADTQQKWAEKLPDIAEHASNMERRAVEAERETDDLKKTEFMEDKIGMEFDGIISSVTNFGLFVELPNTIEGLVHVSYLTDDYYRYDERSYAMIGERTGKMYRIGDEITVRVINVNKDERIVDFEVVGMKGRRPSKAKAAPVVIEGKKQKKAKAEAKKNHNTNRGAKAKKKKKKKR from the coding sequence ATGGATCACGCATTGGCCGAACGAATTTTAACGTTTATGCGCGATGAGGCGTACAAGCCGCTCACCGTGGAAGAACTCGAAGAAGCGTTTGGCATTACGGATGCTGAGGAATTTAAAACGTTCGTCAAAACGCTCGTCGCCATGGAAGAGGAAGGGCTCGTCGTCCGGACGCGCAGCAACCGCTACGGTGTGCCTGAGCGGATGAACCTCGTGCGCGGCAAAGTGACGGGCCATGCGAAAGGATTTGCCTTCGTCACGCCGGAAGAGCCGGGAATGGATGATATTTTCATCCCGCCGTCCGAATTGAAAAACGCCATGCACGGCGACACGGTGCTTGTTCGCGTTCAGGCCGACTCCGCCGGAGCGCGCCGCGAGGGGACGATCGTCCGCATTTTGGAGCGCGGGGTGAAAGAAGTCGTCGGTACATACACGGAAAGCAAATATTTCGGCTTTGTCATCCCCGATGACAAACGGATCGTCAACGACATTTTCATCCCGAAAAACGCGGCAAACGGAGCGGTCGAAGGGCATAAAGTCGTCGTCCGGCTCACATCATACCCACAAGGGCGAATGAGCGCTGAAGGGGAAGTCGTCCAAATTCTCGGCCATAAAAACGACCCGGGCGTCGATATTTTATCGGTCATCTATAAGCACGGTTTGCCGCTGCAGTTTCCGGATGACGTCATCGAGCACGCCAACCGTGTTCCGGACGTCATTACGGAAAAAGATTTGGAGGGGCGCCGTGACTTGCGCGGCGAGATGATCGTCACAATTGACGGGGAAGATGCGAAAGACTTGGACGATGCGGTGACCGTGACAAAACTTGAGAACGGCAACTATAAACTTGGCGTCCATATTGCCGATGTGAGCCATTATGTCGAGGAAGGCTCGCCGATTGACCGCGAAGCGTATGAGCGCGGCACGAGCGTCTATTTGGTCGACCGCGTCATTCCGATGATTCCGCACCGGCTGTCGAACGGCATTTGCTCGCTCAACCCGAAAGTCGACCGGTTGACGCTGTCGTGTGAAATGGAAATCACCCCGCAAGGCGAAGTCGTCCGCCATGAAATTTTCCAAAGTGTCATCCGCACCGTCGAGCGGATGACGTATTCCGACGTCAATAAAATTTTGGTCGATAAAGACGAGGCGTTGCGTGAAACATACGCGCCGCTCGTGCCGATGTTTGAGCTGATGGCCGAGCTCGCCGACATTTTGCGGACGAAACGGATGAAGCGGGGGGCCATCGATTTCGATTTTAAAGAGGCGAAAGTGCTCGTTGATGAAAACGGCAAACCGTACGATGTCGTCTTGCGCGAGCGGTCGGTCGCCGAGCGGCTCATCGAAGAGTTTATGTTGGCGGCAAACGAAACGGTCGCCGAGCATTTCCATTGGCTGAACGTGCCGTTTATGTACCGCGTTCACGAAGACCCGAAACCGGAAAAACTGCAACGCTTTTTGGAGTTCATTACGAACTTCGGCTACGTCGTCAAAGGAACGGGCAACCAAATCCACCCGCGCGCCTTGCAGCAAATTCTCGAAGCAGTGCGCGGCGAACCGGAAGAAATGGTCATTTCGACCGTCATGCTCCGGTCGATGAAGCAGGCCCGCTATGACGCGGAAAGCCTCGGCCATTATGGGCTGTCGACCGAGTTTTACACCCATTTTACGTCGCCGATCCGCCGCTATCCGGACTTGATCGTCCACCGGTTGATCCGGACGTATCTCATCAACGGGCAGATGGATGCTGACACCCAGCAAAAATGGGCGGAAAAGCTGCCCGATATCGCCGAACACGCGTCCAACATGGAGCGGCGCGCCGTCGAGGCCGAGCGGGAAACCGATGATTTGAAGAAAACGGAGTTTATGGAAGACAAAATCGGGATGGAATTTGACGGCATCATCAGCTCGGTGACGAACTTCGGCTTGTTCGTCGAACTCCCGAACACGATCGAAGGCTTGGTGCACGTCAGCTATTTAACGGACGATTATTACCGCTACGACGAGCGCAGCTACGCGATGATCGGCGAGCGGACGGGGAAAATGTACCGCATCGGCGATGAGATTACCGTCCGCGTCATCAACGTCAACAAAGACGAGCGGATCGTCGACTTTGAAGTCGTCGGCATGAAAGGACGCCGCCCGTCGAAAGCGAAAGCCGCTCCGGTCGTCATCGAAGGGAAAAAGCAAAAGAAAGCAAAAGCAGAAGCGAAAAAGAATCACAACACGAATCGCGGCGCCAAAGCAAAAAAGAAGAAAAAGAAAAAACGGTAA
- the smpB gene encoding SsrA-binding protein SmpB — MPKGEGKVIAQNKKARHDYFIEETYEAGLVLQGTEIKSIRNGRVNLKDSFAKVEKGEVFLHNMHISPYEQGNRYNHDPLRTRKLLLHRREINKLIGYTKEQGYTLVPLKLYIKNGFAKVELGVAKGKKKYDKREDMKRKEAQREIERVFRERQKL, encoded by the coding sequence ATGCCAAAAGGGGAAGGAAAAGTGATCGCGCAAAACAAAAAAGCGCGCCATGATTATTTTATTGAAGAAACGTATGAAGCGGGTCTCGTTTTGCAAGGGACGGAAATTAAATCGATCCGCAACGGGCGCGTCAACTTAAAAGATTCGTTCGCCAAAGTGGAAAAAGGGGAAGTATTTCTCCATAATATGCATATCAGCCCGTATGAACAAGGCAACCGCTACAACCATGATCCGCTGCGGACGCGCAAGCTCCTCCTGCACCGCCGTGAAATCAACAAGCTGATCGGCTACACGAAAGAGCAAGGGTATACGCTCGTGCCGCTGAAATTGTACATCAAAAACGGCTTCGCCAAAGTGGAGCTTGGCGTCGCCAAAGGGAAGAAAAAATACGACAAACGGGAAGACATGAAACGGAAAGAAGCGCAGCGCGAAATCGAGCGGGTGTTCCGCGAGCGGCAAAAGCTGTAG